Below is a genomic region from Catenuloplanes atrovinosus.
GGTCGCGGTCCATCTCCACGGGCACGCGACCAACTATGCCAGCGCCGGGCCGGCCGATCACCGGCCCGGAACCGGCGGTCAGGCGAGTTTCGCGGAGAGCGTGATTTCCTGCACGCCCGGCGCGAGCAGGCGGGAGATCGGGCAGTTGGCCTTGGCCTCCTCCGCGATCTTCAGGAACGTCGACTCGTCGATGCCGGGCACGTCGCCGGTGGTCTCCAGGTCGATCTTGGTGACGGAGAAGCCCGCGTCCGTCTGGCCCATGTGGACCTTGGCGGTGGAGTCGACGGACGTCGGCGTGAAGCCGGCGTCGGACAGGGCCTTGGAGAACGCCATCGAGAAGCAGCCGGCGTGTGCGGCGCCGATCAGCT
It encodes:
- a CDS encoding OsmC family protein — translated: MPIRSGSARWQGNLTDGSGTVRTGKGGLQGNYSFKSRFEEGEGTNPEELIGAAHAGCFSMAFSKALSDAGFTPTSVDSTAKVHMGQTDAGFSVTKIDLETTGDVPGIDESTFLKIAEEAKANCPISRLLAPGVQEITLSAKLA